A part of Apodemus sylvaticus chromosome 19, mApoSyl1.1, whole genome shotgun sequence genomic DNA contains:
- the LOC127669827 gene encoding olfactory receptor 10C1-like isoform X2, which translates to MSVNCSLWQENSLSVKRFAFAKFSEVPGECFLLFTLILLMFSVSLTGNALIVLAICTSPALHTPMYFFLANLSLLEIGYTCSVIPKMLQSLVSEAREISREGCATQMFFFTLFYGSGSITYLRPKSSYLPVLDKLLALFYTAVTSMLNPIIYSLRNKEIKAALKRALGLKIALAINR; encoded by the exons ATGAGTGTCAACTGCTCTCTGTGGCAAGAGAACAGCTTGTCTGTCAAACGCTTTGCATTTGCCAAGTTCTCTGAGGTTCCTGGAGAATGTTTCCTCCTGTTCACCCTCATCCTCCTCATGTTCTCAGTATCACTGACAGGAAATGCACTCATAGTCCTTGCCATCTGTACCAGTCCAGCCCtacacacccccatgtacttctttctgGCCAACTTGTCTCTCCTGGAAATTGGCTACACTTGCTCTGTCATACCCAAGATGCTGCAGAGCCTTGTGAGTGAGGCCCGAGAAATTTCTCGGGAGGGATGTGCCACACAGATGTTTTTCTTCAC ACTCTTCTATGGATCAGGATCTATTACTTACTTGAGGCCCAAGTCTAGCTACTTACCAGTACTGGATAAACTCTTGGCCCTCTTCTACACAGCAGTGACATCCATGCTGAACCCTATCATCTATAGCTTAAGGAACAAGGAAATAAAGGCAGCCTTGAAAAGAGCTCTGGGCCTGAAGATAGCTCTGGCAATAAATAGGTAA
- the LOC127669827 gene encoding olfactory receptor 10C1-like isoform X1, with translation MSVNCSLWQENSLSVKRFAFAKFSEVPGECFLLFTLILLMFSVSLTGNALIVLAICTSPALHTPMYFFLANLSLLEIGYTCSVIPKMLQSLVSEAREISREGCATQMFFFTFFGITECCLLAAMAFDRCMAICAPLHYATQMSPGVCAHLAIVSWGMGCIVGLGQTNFIFSLNFCGPCEIDHFFCDLPPVLALACGDTSQNEAAIFVAAVLCISSPFLLIIYSYVRILVAVLVMPSPEGRHKALSTCSSHLLVVTLFYGSGSITYLRPKSSYLPVLDKLLALFYTAVTSMLNPIIYSLRNKEIKAALKRALGLKIALAINR, from the coding sequence ATGAGTGTCAACTGCTCTCTGTGGCAAGAGAACAGCTTGTCTGTCAAACGCTTTGCATTTGCCAAGTTCTCTGAGGTTCCTGGAGAATGTTTCCTCCTGTTCACCCTCATCCTCCTCATGTTCTCAGTATCACTGACAGGAAATGCACTCATAGTCCTTGCCATCTGTACCAGTCCAGCCCtacacacccccatgtacttctttctgGCCAACTTGTCTCTCCTGGAAATTGGCTACACTTGCTCTGTCATACCCAAGATGCTGCAGAGCCTTGTGAGTGAGGCCCGAGAAATTTCTCGGGAGGGATGTGCCACACAGATGTTTTTCTTCACATTCTTTGGTATAACTGAGTGCTGCCTATTGGCAGCCATGGCCTTTGACCGCTGCATGGCCATATGTGCCCCACTACACTATGCAACCCAAATGAGTCCTGGTGTATGTGCCCATTTGGCAATAGTTTCATGGGGAATGGGATGTATTGTAGGGTTGGGACAgaccaattttattttctccttgaaCTTCTGTGGACCCTGTGAGATAGATCACTTCTTCTGTGACCTTCCACCTGTCCTAGCGCTTGCCTGTGGAGATACATCCCAAAATGAAGCTGCAATCTTTGTGGCAGCAGTCCTCTGCATATCTAGCCCATTTTTGCTGATCATTTATTCCTATGTCAGAATTCTGGTTGCAGTGCTGGTGATGCCTTCCCCTGAGGGGCGCCATAAAGCTCTCTCCACCTGTTCCTCCCACCTACTTGTAGTCACACTCTTCTATGGATCAGGATCTATTACTTACTTGAGGCCCAAGTCTAGCTACTTACCAGTACTGGATAAACTCTTGGCCCTCTTCTACACAGCAGTGACATCCATGCTGAACCCTATCATCTATAGCTTAAGGAACAAGGAAATAAAGGCAGCCTTGAAAAGAGCTCTGGGCCTGAAGATAGCTCTGGCAATAAATAGGTAA